A stretch of Paenibacillus sp. URB8-2 DNA encodes these proteins:
- a CDS encoding stage V sporulation protein AB codes for MTAPIEVGLTLLLGIAGGIAVGGGVIALFVVLDMIPRLAQLTGSYEKVHWYEGAMVCGSLLGTVSDFWNWKITAGPVVEAAVGLFDGIFVGMLAAALTEVLNVLPILAKRLRMTSYLFGLLLAMVFGKVAGSLFDWFVYRQ; via the coding sequence ATGACGGCTCCGATCGAAGTGGGCCTGACTTTGCTCCTTGGCATTGCGGGAGGCATCGCCGTGGGCGGCGGGGTAATCGCCCTGTTCGTCGTGCTCGATATGATTCCGCGACTGGCGCAGCTGACGGGCTCTTACGAAAAGGTCCATTGGTACGAAGGCGCCATGGTCTGCGGATCGCTGCTTGGGACCGTGAGTGATTTCTGGAACTGGAAAATAACGGCGGGACCTGTGGTAGAAGCGGCGGTCGGCCTGTTCGACGGAATCTTTGTCGGCATGCTTGCCGCGGCTTTGACGGAGGTGCTGAACGTATTGCCGATTTTGGCCAAACGCCTTCGCATGACTTCATACCTGTTCGGACTGCTGCTGGCGATGGTATTCGGTAAAGTTGCTGGTTCATTGTTTGATTGGTTTGTGTATCGACAGTAA
- a CDS encoding stage V sporulation protein AA: MKTQSGSAIYIQLKNRVTLPHGKGVTLGDIAFLIAPPELEERLKSLLLVQPEYSDGNLILIDTLKVIPLVKQLAPDADIEPIGEGRTIVQISGPEEPHKPSPAMFALVWLLLFFGAALTIMNFHADVNMQEVQIRIVEMLTGRRDEHPYLFQLAYSIGIGFGMVIFFNHLFKKKWNEEPTPLEVEMFLYQKNIDQYVIHEEYRKMKHGEEDKGREAT, from the coding sequence ATGAAGACCCAATCTGGCTCCGCCATCTATATACAACTGAAGAATCGGGTGACGCTTCCTCATGGAAAAGGGGTGACCCTAGGCGACATTGCGTTTCTGATCGCTCCGCCGGAGCTGGAAGAGCGGCTCAAATCGCTGCTTCTGGTCCAGCCGGAGTACAGTGACGGCAACCTGATTCTCATCGATACGCTGAAGGTCATTCCCCTGGTAAAACAGCTCGCGCCGGATGCCGATATCGAGCCGATTGGAGAAGGCCGAACAATTGTGCAGATCAGCGGGCCCGAGGAACCGCACAAGCCGTCGCCCGCGATGTTCGCCCTCGTATGGCTGCTGCTGTTCTTTGGCGCGGCGCTGACGATTATGAATTTCCATGCGGATGTGAACATGCAGGAAGTCCAGATCCGGATTGTGGAAATGCTGACCGGTCGCCGGGACGAGCATCCTTATTTGTTCCAGCTGGCCTATTCGATCGGCATCGGCTTTGGCATGGTTATTTTTTTCAATCATCTGTTCAAGAAAAAATGGAACGAAGAGCCTACCCCGCTGGAAGTGGAAATGTTCCTGTACCAGAAAAACATCGACCAGTATGTCATTCACGAGGAATACCGGAAAATGAAACACGGCGAAGAAGATAAGGGCAGGGAGGCGACGTAA
- a CDS encoding collagen binding domain-containing protein has translation MTLRKTIRKRLALWLVILILVAEYSYGLGFTTEVKAGAIENDRNIITSVSMAVYGPDGQTVTGDVYEQGSEVTLNYTWALEDGHGYHAGDTFSFQIPEQFKLYNDISGPLVSDEGDVGSFTVNKDNHLAVMSFNSFIENHDNVHGTLSLRTKFDKEVIKGSTVQEIPFPINGDTQVVVLRFKPDVASTIEKKGTPEGYNAQSIHWTVDVNKTLESVYGATVTDPIPEGLTLDPVTVAVYQLDVQLDGAVSQGVLVDPSNYTLDTQDGKLKLKFADSPISGAYRIAFSTDITNLAKTKFKNTAYFSGDNLPQAEASATVEVKRAPSLQKYAIHYEPSIQNITWGINYNYNYGSIPQAAAVLKDLFNETQELVAGSVKVYNVTVDDDGKATVGTQLSEGTDYTLTPASAAGKTGFEIRFLQDVTTPYFIEYKTKSKERLFSPKRITNTVTSGTYKAESNQDIYPVIIYKTVDAAGADYRNKTANWKITVNEDGYPMSNVVVKDTFPYSGLTFIPESLVVRSASGAVVPASEYTLEYDKPVVQGKGFTVKFLKPINGKYTISYKLHFDYYGLTGGKDKFYNTAFLTWDGGSASAEGVFNPRIEVKNNGFKFGEYNAASKTISWYVAANYNSKPLKSAEIVDVIQAPQSLIDGSVKLKELYLYPSGLTSRNGDLNVKYTYTVTQENGNSILRIKLMEPVNYPFYVEFKTSLDGKLINSGKINNTANIYDENKPVSADLTGSVTIPFGGEYVVKNGAQAGDKINWSVYINRGQSYIRDAKITDVGSANQLLLTDSFHLYPTTVSSSGTITKAGPELVKGTDYTLDVTTTNDGKQTFVLSFKNPIGSAYILEYQSLIAARSGETVTNAVTLSGNNVVEVTKETSTEIIVGVSSGSGTGNGTRSLLTVKKLDDSDNLKLLAGATFDLYRLNGSERLLIGTQTTGADGIAVFNGILSGSYILVETQAPAGYVLDSAERPISVGAGANIILPITNHVLASATPLVSASPTPSVTPSPGASASPVPSVTPSPAASASPTPTPSVTPSAEASASPTPTPSVTPSAEASASPAPSVTPSAEASASPAPTPSAGGPSETPTTPPVVVPVPSSTPTGSSVPGVIVPDEQIPAGPANPDEPQPTPLPSVTPTEVPIDDEVPLGGVDIDEDDVPKGNPSDPGVSPASGQLPKTGEGSSLPIYMGGLGLILIGIVLNRWLTRNKKQE, from the coding sequence ATGACGTTGCGGAAAACGATTAGGAAGAGATTGGCCTTGTGGCTCGTGATCCTGATACTGGTTGCCGAGTACAGCTACGGGCTGGGATTTACAACCGAAGTGAAGGCGGGAGCAATCGAGAATGACAGGAACATCATCACCAGCGTTTCGATGGCGGTGTACGGCCCGGATGGGCAGACGGTTACGGGAGATGTTTACGAACAAGGCTCCGAGGTGACGTTGAATTATACGTGGGCTTTAGAGGACGGGCACGGCTATCATGCGGGGGACACATTTTCATTTCAGATTCCCGAACAATTCAAGCTGTATAATGATATCAGCGGACCGCTGGTTTCGGATGAAGGCGATGTGGGAAGTTTCACGGTAAACAAAGATAACCACCTTGCCGTAATGTCATTCAACAGCTTCATCGAAAATCATGATAATGTCCATGGAACGTTAAGCCTCCGCACCAAGTTCGATAAAGAGGTTATCAAAGGAAGCACGGTTCAGGAGATTCCGTTCCCGATTAACGGGGATACCCAGGTCGTCGTGCTGCGTTTCAAGCCGGATGTCGCGTCAACTATTGAGAAGAAAGGAACACCGGAGGGGTATAACGCGCAGAGCATTCATTGGACCGTTGATGTGAACAAAACGCTGGAATCCGTGTACGGCGCGACCGTAACCGACCCGATTCCCGAAGGACTTACCCTGGATCCGGTGACGGTTGCCGTGTATCAGCTGGATGTCCAGCTGGACGGTGCAGTAAGTCAGGGGGTTCTCGTCGATCCCTCAAACTATACGCTGGATACGCAGGATGGAAAGCTTAAGCTGAAGTTCGCCGATTCGCCGATTAGCGGCGCATATCGCATTGCTTTTTCCACGGATATTACTAATTTAGCCAAAACGAAATTTAAAAATACAGCATATTTTTCGGGCGACAATTTGCCTCAAGCTGAGGCCTCGGCAACTGTTGAGGTCAAGCGAGCGCCAAGCCTTCAGAAGTATGCCATTCATTACGAGCCTTCAATCCAGAACATCACCTGGGGAATTAATTACAATTATAACTATGGAAGCATTCCGCAGGCCGCAGCGGTGCTGAAAGATTTGTTCAACGAGACTCAGGAGCTGGTCGCAGGCTCGGTTAAAGTCTACAATGTGACGGTGGATGACGATGGAAAAGCGACGGTTGGCACACAGCTGTCAGAAGGGACGGATTACACGCTCACACCGGCATCAGCGGCGGGAAAAACCGGCTTCGAGATCAGGTTTTTGCAGGATGTGACGACCCCTTATTTTATCGAATACAAGACCAAGTCCAAGGAAAGGCTGTTCTCGCCCAAGAGAATTACTAACACTGTAACCTCCGGCACGTATAAAGCGGAATCCAATCAGGATATTTACCCCGTCATTATATATAAAACGGTCGATGCCGCCGGAGCGGATTACCGCAACAAAACCGCAAACTGGAAAATTACGGTCAACGAGGACGGCTACCCGATGAGCAATGTAGTCGTCAAGGATACTTTTCCGTATAGCGGACTTACTTTTATTCCGGAATCACTGGTTGTCCGCAGCGCTTCGGGAGCAGTGGTCCCCGCTTCGGAATATACCCTGGAGTACGACAAGCCAGTGGTGCAGGGCAAAGGATTTACCGTCAAATTCCTAAAGCCGATTAACGGAAAATATACGATCAGCTACAAGCTGCATTTTGACTATTACGGACTTACAGGCGGGAAGGATAAATTCTATAATACGGCTTTCTTGACCTGGGACGGAGGGTCCGCCTCGGCGGAAGGAGTGTTCAATCCCAGAATCGAAGTCAAGAACAATGGATTTAAATTTGGCGAATACAATGCCGCTTCCAAGACCATCTCCTGGTATGTAGCAGCCAACTATAACAGCAAACCGCTGAAGAGCGCCGAGATCGTGGATGTGATTCAAGCTCCGCAATCGCTGATTGACGGTTCGGTGAAGCTGAAAGAGCTCTATCTGTACCCAAGCGGCCTGACCTCCAGAAATGGGGATCTAAATGTCAAATATACGTATACGGTCACTCAGGAGAATGGCAACAGCATTTTGCGGATCAAGTTGATGGAGCCGGTCAATTATCCGTTTTATGTCGAGTTCAAGACCAGTCTGGATGGAAAGCTGATCAACAGCGGCAAAATCAATAACACAGCAAACATCTATGACGAAAACAAGCCGGTATCGGCAGATCTGACCGGTTCGGTGACCATTCCGTTCGGCGGAGAATACGTGGTCAAGAACGGGGCGCAAGCCGGCGACAAAATCAACTGGAGCGTCTACATCAACCGCGGTCAATCGTATATACGCGACGCGAAGATTACCGATGTCGGAAGCGCAAACCAGCTGCTGCTGACCGATTCGTTCCATCTGTATCCAACCACGGTTTCCTCAAGCGGAACAATAACCAAGGCAGGCCCCGAGCTGGTCAAGGGAACCGATTATACACTGGACGTCACTACGACGAATGATGGCAAGCAGACGTTCGTCTTAAGCTTCAAGAACCCTATCGGGTCCGCCTATATTCTGGAATATCAGTCGCTAATCGCGGCGCGCAGCGGAGAGACTGTTACGAACGCCGTAACGCTCAGCGGCAATAACGTGGTGGAAGTGACGAAAGAGACTTCAACGGAAATTATTGTCGGGGTATCGAGCGGCTCGGGAACGGGCAACGGTACACGAAGCCTGCTGACGGTCAAAAAGCTGGATGACAGCGATAATCTGAAGCTTCTTGCCGGAGCCACGTTTGACTTGTACCGGTTAAACGGCAGCGAACGCCTGTTAATTGGAACGCAGACGACAGGCGCGGACGGCATTGCCGTATTTAACGGCATTTTGTCCGGAAGCTATATACTGGTTGAGACCCAGGCTCCCGCCGGCTATGTACTCGATTCCGCCGAGCGTCCGATAAGCGTCGGGGCAGGCGCGAACATTATTCTGCCGATAACCAACCATGTGCTTGCTTCGGCAACGCCATTGGTGTCCGCATCACCGACGCCGTCCGTGACGCCGTCGCCAGGGGCGTCCGCATCGCCGGTGCCGTCTGTGACGCCATCACCAGCGGCGTCCGCATCACCGACGCCAACGCCGTCCGTTACGCCATCGGCAGAGGCATCCGCGTCACCGACGCCAACGCCGTCCGTTACGCCATCGGCAGAGGCGTCTGCATCACCGGCGCCATCCGTGACGCCGTCGGCAGAGGCATCCGCGTCGCCTGCGCCAACGCCGTCCGCGGGGGGGCCGTCGGAAACGCCGACTACGCCTCCGGTGGTCGTTCCGGTTCCGTCATCGACGCCAACCGGTTCAAGTGTCCCGGGCGTAATCGTCCCGGATGAGCAAATCCCGGCGGGGCCGGCGAACCCGGACGAACCGCAGCCTACGCCGCTGCCGAGTGTAACGCCAACGGAAGTGCCGATTGATGACGAGGTTCCGCTAGGCGGGGTCGACATTGACGAGGATGACGTACCGAAAGGGAATCCTTCCGATCCGGGCGTAAGCCCCGCCTCCGGCCAGCTGCCGAAGACTGGGGAAGGAAGCTCGCTGCCGATCTATATGGGCGGCTTGGGTCTTATCCTGATCGGCATTGTCCTGAACCGCTGGTTAACCCGCAACAAGAAACAGGAATAA
- the lysA gene encoding diaminopimelate decarboxylase, whose product MFLHGTSRINDAGHLEIGGCDVTELKAEYGTPLYIVDEQLVRRRCREYMDAFAASGLGFQVAYASKAFSVMAMCRLADEEGLSLDVVSDGELYTALQAGFPAERIHFHGNNKTPDEIEMALEAGIGCFVVDNLVELELLQAIAADKNKTVSILLRVTPGVEAHAHHAYAATGQTDSKFGFDIGNGSAQEAVGLASSKANLQLLGVHSHIGSQIFETEGFQLAVERVAGFARKVKEELGIEFSVVNLGGGFGIRYVEGDTPLQVSEYVAAITDAVKTHFTGIGSALPEIWVEPGRSIIGDAGTTLYTVGTSKEIPGVRKYVAVDGGMTDNPRPALYESKYEALLANRANEQPEETVAIAGKCCESGDMLIWDLELPKAESGDLLAVACTGAYNYSMASNYNRIRRPAVVFVQNGQSDLVVKRESHGDLIANDIVPARIAKQPVTK is encoded by the coding sequence ATGTTTTTACACGGGACGAGCCGGATTAACGATGCCGGACATTTGGAAATAGGCGGTTGTGACGTAACGGAACTCAAGGCTGAGTATGGAACACCGCTGTATATAGTGGACGAGCAGCTTGTTCGCCGCCGCTGCCGCGAATATATGGATGCTTTTGCGGCTTCCGGTCTTGGATTTCAGGTCGCTTATGCGAGCAAGGCTTTTTCGGTAATGGCGATGTGCCGCCTGGCCGATGAGGAAGGCCTGTCGCTTGATGTCGTATCCGACGGTGAGCTGTACACCGCACTGCAGGCGGGTTTCCCGGCTGAGCGCATTCATTTTCACGGCAACAACAAAACCCCGGATGAGATTGAAATGGCACTTGAAGCGGGAATCGGCTGCTTTGTCGTCGACAATCTGGTAGAACTTGAACTGCTGCAGGCCATTGCGGCCGATAAGAATAAGACGGTCAGCATCCTGCTGCGCGTGACGCCCGGCGTTGAAGCGCATGCCCATCACGCTTACGCCGCCACCGGCCAGACCGACTCGAAGTTCGGTTTCGACATCGGCAACGGCTCCGCACAAGAAGCGGTAGGCTTGGCCTCGAGTAAAGCCAATTTGCAGCTTCTCGGCGTTCATTCGCATATCGGCTCGCAAATTTTCGAAACGGAAGGCTTCCAGCTTGCAGTTGAGCGGGTCGCCGGATTCGCCCGCAAGGTGAAGGAAGAGCTGGGCATTGAGTTCAGCGTCGTGAATCTCGGCGGAGGCTTCGGCATCCGCTACGTGGAAGGCGATACGCCCCTGCAAGTATCGGAATACGTCGCGGCAATTACCGATGCGGTGAAGACGCATTTTACCGGAATCGGCAGTGCGCTGCCGGAAATCTGGGTGGAGCCGGGCCGCAGCATTATAGGTGATGCCGGCACGACGCTCTATACGGTTGGCACGAGCAAGGAGATTCCGGGCGTACGCAAATATGTCGCCGTCGACGGCGGTATGACCGACAATCCGCGCCCGGCGCTGTACGAGTCCAAGTACGAGGCCCTGCTTGCCAACCGGGCCAACGAACAGCCGGAAGAGACCGTAGCGATTGCGGGCAAATGCTGCGAAAGCGGCGATATGCTGATTTGGGATCTGGAGCTTCCAAAGGCGGAGAGCGGGGATTTGCTCGCAGTAGCCTGCACAGGTGCCTACAACTACTCCATGGCCAGCAACTACAACCGCATCCGCCGTCCGGCCGTCGTATTCGTGCAGAACGGCCAAAGCGATCTTGTGGTTAAGCGCGAAAGCCATGGCGATCTGATTGCCAATGACATCGTGCCGGCGCGAATCGCGAAACAGCCGGTTACGAAATAA
- a CDS encoding TldD/PmbA family protein: MLQERLIVNVLTAALETSADFAEIFAEDKTSGRLEMVGGVLESSLSGRDYGVGIRILKGNFSVYAYTNDSSEHNLIATARSAAAAIRGSAAGSAVMDLRRADFDNRHAVEIMPDSSQKKRKIELMRRAHSTAAGYASTIAQTKIHSTNQLQNVLIANTEGLLVQDTRVYTRLGISAVAEDGDQKQSGFSGPGAYAGHEFLEGLDIEEHARTASRIAVTMVKAGFAPSGRLPVIIDNGFGGVLFHEACGHGLESTAVAPGSSVFAGKIGERVASPLVTAVDDGTIANAWGSLNIDDEGAKTQRNVLIENGILKGYLIDLMGSRRMGMPSTGSGRRQSYKFAPASRMNNTFICNGTSTREEIIANTEYGIYAKSMGGGSVNTATSDFNFAVQEAYIIRNGKIAEPVKGATLIGKGIDCLSKIDMVGNNLEHGQGMCGSVSGSLPVNCGQPTIRISEMTVGGRKGE, from the coding sequence ATGCTTCAGGAACGGCTTATCGTCAATGTGTTGACCGCAGCGCTTGAGACCAGCGCCGATTTTGCGGAGATATTCGCCGAGGACAAGACTAGCGGAAGGCTGGAAATGGTGGGCGGAGTTTTGGAAAGCTCTCTCTCCGGCCGCGATTACGGAGTAGGCATTCGGATTCTGAAAGGGAACTTTTCCGTCTATGCTTACACGAACGACAGCAGCGAGCACAATCTGATCGCCACGGCCCGTTCGGCTGCTGCGGCGATCCGCGGCAGTGCAGCCGGGAGCGCGGTAATGGATCTTCGGCGGGCGGACTTCGATAATCGCCATGCCGTCGAAATCATGCCGGACAGCTCGCAGAAGAAGCGCAAAATCGAACTCATGCGGCGCGCCCACAGTACGGCGGCAGGATACGCCTCCACCATTGCCCAGACGAAAATCCATTCGACCAATCAACTGCAAAATGTGCTGATTGCAAATACCGAAGGCTTGCTGGTGCAGGATACGCGGGTCTACACGAGGCTGGGGATCAGCGCGGTGGCGGAGGATGGCGACCAGAAGCAATCCGGATTCAGCGGGCCGGGCGCCTATGCCGGTCACGAGTTCCTCGAAGGTCTGGACATCGAAGAGCATGCCCGCACGGCTTCCCGGATTGCCGTCACGATGGTGAAGGCGGGCTTCGCGCCCAGCGGAAGGCTTCCCGTCATTATCGACAACGGGTTCGGCGGCGTCCTGTTCCATGAAGCCTGCGGCCATGGGCTGGAGTCGACCGCAGTCGCTCCGGGATCGTCAGTCTTCGCCGGTAAAATCGGCGAGCGGGTCGCTTCGCCGCTTGTAACCGCGGTGGACGACGGCACGATTGCGAATGCTTGGGGCTCGCTGAATATCGACGACGAGGGCGCCAAGACGCAGCGCAATGTTCTGATCGAGAACGGCATACTGAAGGGCTACTTGATCGACCTTATGGGCTCGCGCAGAATGGGTATGCCTTCTACTGGCTCCGGCCGCCGGCAATCGTACAAATTCGCTCCGGCGTCGCGGATGAACAACACGTTCATCTGCAACGGAACATCGACCCGGGAGGAGATTATCGCTAACACCGAATACGGCATTTATGCCAAGTCCATGGGTGGTGGATCGGTAAACACGGCCACGAGCGATTTCAACTTTGCAGTTCAGGAGGCCTATATTATTCGTAACGGTAAAATCGCCGAACCGGTCAAAGGCGCGACCCTGATCGGCAAGGGGATCGACTGCTTAAGCAAAATCGACATGGTCGGCAACAATCTCGAACATGGACAAGGCATGTGCGGGTCAGTCAGCGGAAGTCTGCCGGTTAACTGCGGACAGCCCACGATCCGGATATCGGAAATGACCGTCGGGGGAAGAAAGGGGGAGTAG
- a CDS encoding DinB family protein, translating into MSEQNGSLKDYFRRLFRHASWADDKIVAALRQADRVPEKPLTLLGHILTAEKIWLMRINRLDTKGMAPWSPQSLEECVALAKENAAGYGELLNRLDDSGLNAEVAYRNSTGTAFNTTVSDILTHVALHGSYHRGQISSYLRMEGLEPVNTDFIIFVRDKDV; encoded by the coding sequence ATGAGCGAGCAGAACGGTAGCTTGAAGGACTATTTCCGCCGGCTCTTCCGGCATGCAAGCTGGGCGGACGACAAAATCGTAGCGGCTCTTCGCCAGGCGGACCGGGTACCCGAGAAACCGCTGACACTGCTTGGACATATACTGACGGCGGAAAAGATATGGCTGATGCGCATCAATAGGCTAGACACTAAAGGGATGGCGCCGTGGTCTCCCCAAAGTCTGGAGGAATGTGTTGCTCTAGCGAAGGAGAACGCCGCTGGGTATGGGGAGCTTCTGAACAGGCTGGACGATTCCGGGCTGAACGCGGAGGTTGCATACCGCAACAGCACCGGAACGGCGTTCAACACTACCGTTTCGGATATTTTGACGCATGTTGCGCTTCACGGAAGCTATCACAGAGGACAAATCTCTTCCTATTTGCGGATGGAAGGACTGGAACCAGTGAACACCGACTTTATCATCTTCGTTAGAGACAAGGACGTTTGA
- a CDS encoding peptidylprolyl isomerase, with protein MAKQAKITLENGGEVVLDLFDQDAPNTVANFEKLVKDGFYNGLVFHRVIPGFVAQGGCPNGTGTGGPGYTINCEINPNKHERGTLAMAHAGRNTGGSQFYICYAPQPHLDGLHTVFGKVVKGMEYVDAFQGRDKMTSVEVYEA; from the coding sequence ATGGCAAAGCAAGCGAAAATCACACTCGAGAACGGCGGCGAAGTGGTGCTGGACCTGTTCGACCAGGACGCTCCCAATACGGTAGCCAACTTTGAGAAACTGGTAAAAGACGGTTTCTATAACGGTCTTGTCTTCCACCGCGTCATTCCGGGCTTCGTCGCTCAAGGCGGCTGTCCGAACGGAACCGGCACCGGTGGCCCTGGATATACGATCAACTGCGAAATCAACCCGAACAAGCATGAGCGCGGTACGCTCGCCATGGCGCATGCCGGACGCAATACGGGCGGCAGCCAGTTCTACATCTGCTATGCTCCGCAGCCGCATCTGGACGGCCTGCATACGGTATTTGGCAAAGTGGTTAAAGGCATGGAATATGTCGACGCCTTTCAAGGCCGGGACAAAATGACTTCCGTGGAAGTATACGAAGCGTAA
- a CDS encoding spore germination protein — translation MQAGQAQEEDRADQGTEPVQGKGESNAKPKDPKQKKRDKELSNSVEESIKYWHGEDKVPESLDQTKEVLTEVMGLGASFDVVFREMTFGGTKAALLFISGFAKDVILDEILKRLTYLTPEDISSDAFAAFMINYIPHIQVEKSEKLSDAVIKTMSGMSALFVEGEAQVIIMDTRSYPVRGPEEPSIERVVRGARDGFTETLLSNIALVRRRLRDPGLKFELHQVGRRTKTDVSIAYIDDIADKTQVKAVTEKIKSVNIEGIPLADKQLEEAIIGEKWNPYPMVRYSERPDIVASHLLEGRVVVFVDTSPSVMVIPTTFFDLCQHAEENRQTPLMGSYLRWVRFAGIFASIFLLPLWMLFVMHPELKPAPLMFIGPHETAKIPLLVQFLIIEFGVDLLRMAAVHTPSPLGSAMGLIAAILIGDIAVQTGLFVNEVVLYMAVATIGMFATPSYELGLANRVIRLLLLLATGLFHVAGFVIGSTLLIVLLTVNRSYNSSYLWPFIPFNAKAMGAILFRQSVLSSKTRPSFNKTRDNTRMSPAAGKKDKS, via the coding sequence ATGCAGGCCGGGCAAGCCCAGGAAGAGGACAGGGCGGACCAGGGAACTGAACCCGTCCAAGGAAAGGGGGAAAGCAACGCAAAGCCCAAGGACCCCAAACAGAAGAAAAGGGATAAGGAACTGTCGAATTCGGTGGAAGAGTCGATCAAGTATTGGCATGGTGAAGACAAGGTCCCGGAATCGCTTGATCAGACAAAAGAAGTGCTGACCGAAGTGATGGGCCTTGGAGCGTCCTTTGACGTTGTATTCCGCGAGATGACTTTCGGCGGGACAAAAGCCGCTCTGCTGTTCATCAGCGGCTTTGCCAAGGACGTCATTCTGGATGAAATCTTGAAGCGGCTTACCTACCTGACCCCGGAGGATATTTCATCCGACGCTTTTGCCGCATTCATGATAAACTACATCCCCCATATCCAGGTCGAGAAGTCCGAGAAGCTCAGCGATGCGGTAATCAAGACGATGTCGGGAATGAGCGCGCTTTTTGTCGAGGGGGAAGCCCAAGTCATTATCATGGATACGCGGTCCTATCCGGTCCGCGGACCGGAGGAGCCTTCCATCGAGCGGGTGGTGCGCGGCGCGCGGGACGGGTTTACCGAAACGCTGCTCAGCAATATTGCGCTTGTGCGCCGCAGACTGCGCGATCCGGGCCTGAAATTCGAGCTGCACCAAGTAGGCCGAAGAACGAAGACTGACGTGTCCATCGCCTATATCGACGACATTGCGGACAAAACACAGGTCAAAGCGGTCACCGAAAAAATCAAAAGCGTCAACATCGAAGGCATTCCGCTGGCCGACAAGCAGCTTGAAGAGGCGATTATAGGAGAGAAATGGAATCCGTATCCTATGGTCCGATACTCCGAGCGGCCCGACATCGTCGCCTCTCATCTGCTTGAGGGCAGAGTGGTTGTGTTCGTCGATACATCGCCGAGCGTTATGGTCATCCCGACAACATTTTTTGACCTATGCCAGCATGCGGAAGAGAACCGCCAGACTCCGTTAATGGGTTCTTACTTGAGGTGGGTACGGTTCGCGGGAATTTTCGCTTCCATTTTTCTGCTGCCGCTCTGGATGCTGTTTGTCATGCATCCCGAGCTCAAACCGGCGCCGCTTATGTTTATCGGTCCGCATGAAACGGCGAAAATCCCGCTGCTCGTTCAATTCCTGATCATCGAGTTCGGTGTGGATCTGCTGCGAATGGCCGCGGTCCATACGCCGTCGCCGCTGGGCTCTGCCATGGGCCTCATCGCCGCGATTCTAATCGGGGACATTGCCGTCCAGACAGGGCTGTTCGTCAATGAAGTCGTCCTCTACATGGCCGTGGCTACCATCGGCATGTTCGCTACGCCAAGCTATGAACTCGGACTGGCCAATCGTGTCATCCGGCTGCTGCTGCTGCTGGCTACGGGTTTGTTCCACGTCGCCGGGTTCGTAATCGGCTCGACCCTGCTTATCGTGCTGCTGACGGTCAACCGTTCCTACAACTCGTCCTATCTGTGGCCGTTTATACCTTTTAATGCAAAAGCGATGGGAGCGATCCTCTTCCGCCAGTCGGTGCTTTCTTCCAAAACGAGGCCGTCGTTCAACAAAACGAGGGACAATACCCGCATGTCCCCAGCCGCCGGCAAAAAGGACAAATCGTAG